From the Amblyraja radiata isolate CabotCenter1 chromosome 14, sAmbRad1.1.pri, whole genome shotgun sequence genome, one window contains:
- the ndufb4 gene encoding NADH dehydrogenase [ubiquinone] 1 beta subcomplex subunit 4 has product MADYRAAPLASLPRTLDPAEYVQLNAEQRRAQGERLAIRARLKLQYLRQLNQPDPAHLIEDPALTRWVYARTLNHIYPNFRPSPKTSLLGFACGVLPLFFWYYVFKTDRDRKEKLIMEGMERPFSLSS; this is encoded by the exons ATGGCCGATTACCGCGCCGCGCCGCTCGCCTCCCTGCCCCGCACCCTGGACCCCGCCGAGTACGTGCAGCTGAACGCCGAGCAGCGCCGCGCCCAGGGGGAACGGCTCGCCATCCGCGCCCGCCTCAAGCTGCAGTATCTGCGGCAGCTCAACCAGCCCGACCCCGCACACCTcata GAAGACCCTGCCCTAACTCGCTGGGTTTACGCTCGCACTCTCAACCACATCTATCCCAACTTTCGTCCAAGTCCTAAGACGTCTCTGTTAGGATTTGCCTGCGGTGTCTTGCCACTGTTTTTCTGGTATTACGTCTTCAAAACGGATCGG GATCGTAAAGAAAAACTGATCATGGAAGGAATGGAGCGGCCTTTTAGTTTGTCGTCATGA